The proteins below are encoded in one region of bacterium:
- a CDS encoding GerMN domain-containing protein, which produces MEKSEKIILILLLIIFVFLICVLGFIKIGKKFKGGYVYFVKSDTEDTYLVKVERKLPLGSSVEKKIEVLIENLLIGPTEKEERIGISTTLPEGVKLHKVERNGDTVYIDFSEEIEQGGGTSLMETRLAQIVFTATQFPDVKKVKLLIDGKEIEYFSSEGIMVDKPLTKDDFVEFIKEEEENERKNTSKI; this is translated from the coding sequence ATGGAAAAAAGCGAAAAAATTATTTTAATTTTATTACTTATTATTTTTGTTTTTTTAATTTGTGTACTTGGATTTATTAAAATCGGGAAAAAATTTAAAGGTGGATATGTATATTTTGTGAAAAGTGATACAGAGGATACTTATTTAGTGAAAGTGGAAAGGAAACTTCCATTAGGAAGCAGCGTTGAAAAAAAAATAGAGGTTCTTATAGAGAATTTATTAATTGGTCCAACTGAAAAGGAAGAAAGGATAGGCATTTCAACAACTTTACCCGAAGGTGTAAAACTTCATAAAGTAGAAAGAAATGGAGATACTGTTTATATTGATTTTTCCGAAGAAATAGAGCAGGGAGGAGGGACTTCTTTGATGGAAACAAGATTAGCCCAGATTGTTTTTACTGCTACTCAATTTCCTGATGTTAAAAAAGTTAAACTTCTTATTGATGGGAAAGAAATAGAGTATTTTAGCAGTGAAGGAATAATGGTAGATAAACCTTTAACAAAAGATGATTTTGTCGAATTTATTAAGGAGGAGGAAGAAAATGAGAGAAAAAATACATCCAAAATATGA
- the rpmE gene encoding 50S ribosomal protein L31, producing the protein MREKIHPKYEEATITCVCGSVVKTMSTKKDIKVDICSNCHPYFTGKQKFVDSAGRVEKFKKKYESK; encoded by the coding sequence ATGAGAGAAAAAATACATCCAAAATATGAAGAAGCAACAATTACCTGTGTTTGTGGAAGTGTTGTTAAGACAATGTCAACTAAAAAAGATATAAAAGTTGATATATGTTCAAATTGCCATCCATATTTTACAGGAAAACAGAAATTTGTTGATAGTGCTGGTAGAGTGGAGAAGTTTAAAAAGAAATATGAAAGTAAGTGA
- the prfA gene encoding peptide chain release factor 1 — translation MKVSEKLKELEEEYKKNQSIISNAKVGDKKYIAAIKKVGELEEILKYKRQLDILKEKIKETESIVENDEQELKVLVEEEIEKLKKEKEEIETKIEEYLSPEKAQNKKNTIIEIRGGVGGEEAYLFARDLFRMYSKFCEKKNYKIEVLSLNKTELGGIKEIIFLVTGNGAYGDFKYESGVHRVQRIPETENYGRIHTSAATVSVFPEIEEGEIKIDPNDLKIETFRASGHGGQHVNKTSSAVRITYIPTGISASCQDERSQFKNKSKAMKILKARLQKIYEEEKKSKIDEERKKQIKTGERSEKIRTYNFPQNRLTDHRINLTLYNLNDIIEGDMEKLITTLRQELK, via the coding sequence ATGAAAGTAAGTGAAAAATTAAAGGAATTGGAAGAGGAGTATAAAAAGAATCAGTCGATTATTTCTAATGCGAAAGTTGGTGATAAAAAATATATTGCTGCAATAAAAAAAGTAGGAGAACTTGAAGAAATTTTAAAATACAAGAGGCAATTGGATATACTTAAAGAAAAAATTAAAGAAACAGAAAGTATTGTTGAAAATGATGAGCAGGAGTTAAAAGTTCTGGTAGAAGAGGAAATAGAGAAGCTAAAAAAAGAGAAGGAAGAAATAGAAACAAAAATTGAAGAATATCTTTCCCCAGAAAAAGCCCAGAATAAAAAAAATACTATAATTGAAATAAGAGGAGGAGTTGGGGGAGAAGAAGCATACCTTTTTGCCAGAGACCTTTTTAGAATGTATTCTAAATTCTGCGAAAAGAAAAATTATAAAATTGAAGTTCTTTCTTTAAATAAGACAGAGTTAGGTGGCATAAAAGAAATTATTTTTCTTGTTACTGGGAATGGTGCATATGGTGATTTCAAATATGAAAGTGGGGTTCATAGGGTCCAAAGAATACCTGAAACAGAAAATTATGGAAGAATTCACACCTCAGCGGCAACTGTATCTGTTTTTCCCGAAATAGAAGAAGGAGAAATTAAAATTGACCCTAATGATTTGAAAATTGAGACATTTCGCGCCTCAGGTCATGGAGGACAGCATGTCAACAAAACATCTTCTGCTGTGAGAATAACTTATATACCAACCGGTATTTCTGCAAGTTGTCAGGACGAAAGGTCTCAGTTTAAAAATAAAAGTAAGGCAATGAAAATTTTAAAAGCAAGATTACAAAAAATTTACGAAGAAGAGAAAAAAAGTAAAATAGACGAAGAAAGGAAAAAACAAATTAAAACAGGGGAAAGAAGTGAAAAAATAAGAACTTACAATTTCCCTCAAAATCGTCTTACTGAC